The Arachis ipaensis cultivar K30076 chromosome B07, Araip1.1, whole genome shotgun sequence genome includes a window with the following:
- the LOC107606046 gene encoding aldehyde dehydrogenase family 3 member H1, whose translation MESLQKKVVFDGEAASMMMKELRGSFGSGKTRSYEWRVSQVKALLKMVTDNEKQIIDALLSDLAKPPLETVVYEIGMFKNSCEVILKELKQWMKPEKVKTSISTFPSSAEIVPEPLGVVLVISAWNYPILLSLDPVVGAIAAGNAVVLKPSEIAPATSSLMAKLLAEYMDNSCVRVVEGAVDETTALLDQKWDKIFYTGNGRVGRIVMAAAAKHLTPVVLELGGKCPAVVDSDVNLQVAARRLISGKWGLNNGQACVSPDYVITTKDFAPKLVDSLKTELENFFGKNPLESKDISRIVNHNHFARVAKLLDDEKVSDKIIHGGEKDESKLRISPTLLLDVPHDSLIMGEEIFGPLLPIITVNKLEESFDLINSRTKPLAAYIFTNNKKLKEQFVKNVSAGGMLVNDIALHLIVPTLPFGGVGDSGTGSYHGRFSFEAFTHKKAVLYRGFGGDASLRYPPYTETKQRVMKALVSGGILSIIAALLGWSSKA comes from the exons ATGGAGTCGTTGCAGAAGAAGGTTGTGTTTGACGGAGAAGCGGCGTCGATGATGATGAAGGAGCTGAGAGGGAGCTTCGGTTCTGGAAAGACTAGAAGCTACGAGTGGAGAGTGTCGCAGGTGAAGGCACTGCTGAAGATGGTGACTGACAACGAGAAACAGATCATCGATGCTCTTCTCTCCGACCTCGCCAAGCCACCGCTCGAAACCGTCGTCTACGAG ATTGGAATGTTTAAAAACTCATGTGAAGTCATATTGAAGGAATTGAAACAATGGATGAAGCCAGAGAAG GTCAAAACTTCAATATCAACATTTCCTTCTTCAGCTGAAATAGTACCTGAACCACTTGGGGTTGTGTTGGTCATTTCTGCATGGAACTATCCAATTT TGCTGTCTCTTGATCCAGTGGTTGGAGCCATTGCAGCTGGTAATGCTGTGGTTCTAAAACCATCAGAGATTGCTCCAGCAACTTCATCACTGATGGCTAAACTGTTAGCAGAGTACATGGATAACTCATGTGTTAGAGTTGTTGAAGGAGCAGTTGATGAAACAACTGCACTCTTGGATCAAAAGTGGGACAAGATTTTCTACACAG GTAATGGAAGAGTGGGACGCATAGTCATGGCTGCTGCTGCAAAACACCTTACACCTGTTGTTCTGGAGCTTGGAGGAAAATGTCCAGCAGTTGTTGATTCAGATGTCAATTTACAG GTAGCAGCTAGACGCTTAATTTCTGGCAAGTGGGGACTCAACAATGGACAAGCTTGTGTTTCTCCAGATTATGTTATTACAACAAAAGACTTTGCTCCCAAGTTG GTGGATTCTCTTAAGACTGAGTTGGAGAACTTCTTTGGAAAGAATCCGTTGGAATCAAAAGATATATCCAGAATTGTGAATCACAACCACTTTGCTCGCGTAGCGAAGCTTTTGGACGATGAGAAGGTTTCCGACAAGATTATTCATGGAGGCGAAAAGGATGAAAGCAAATT GAGGATTTCTCCCACTTTACTATTGGATGTTCCACATGATTCTCTGATCATGGGTGAGGAGATATTTGGTCCATTGCTTCCCATCATCACG GTGAATAAATTGGAAGAAAGTTTTGATCTGATCAATTCAAGAACAAAGCCTCTGGCTGCATATATATTTACAAACAACAAGAAGCTGAAGGAGCAGTTTGTGAAGAATGTTTCTGCAGGGGGCATGCTTGTCAATGACATTGCCTTACAT CTTATTGTTCCCACGTTGCCATTTGGGGGAGTAGGAGACAGTGGAACAGGTTCATACCATGGAAGGTTCTCCTTTGAAGCGTTTACTCACAAGAAAGCAGTTCTTTATCGTGGTTTTGGTGGAGATGCATCACTAAGGTATCCTCCATACACAGAAACAAAACAGAGGGTGATGAAGGCACTCGTTAGTGGTGGTATTCTTAGCATAATTGCTGCTCTTTTGGGATGGTCCTCCAAGGCTTAA